The Vicia villosa cultivar HV-30 ecotype Madison, WI linkage group LG1, Vvil1.0, whole genome shotgun sequence genome includes a region encoding these proteins:
- the LOC131660256 gene encoding protein MAIN-LIKE 2-like — protein sequence MSVDNVAYVEPDERIIPNLQACGFGHIIKMHNNTIDRKFILALQERWRPETHTFHLPIGECTVTLEDVYMLLGLPIDGKAVNGSVQHANSLCERVLGRDLVVPTQGSRGQGISLASLRAYYDELVLSDNSTEEYVWLMTKSDPLVFCINIKF from the exons ATGAGCGTTGATAATGTGGCTTATGTTGAACCCGACGAGAGGATTATTCCGAATCTACAAGCATGTGGCTTCGGGCATATCATAAAAATGCACAACAACACCATAGACAGAAAATTCATCCTTGCCTTACAAGAGCGATGGAGGCCTGAAACCCACACGTTTCATCTTCCAATAGGTGAGTGTACGGTTACTCTAGAGGATGTTTATATGTTGCTTGGTCTGCCCATTGATGGCAAGGCTGTTAATGGATCTGTTCAACATGCTAATTCACTGTGTGAGAGAGTGTTGGGAAGAGATCTAGTTGTGCCTACTCAAGGTTCAAGAGGCCAGGGTATCAGTCTGGCCTCCCTTAGAGCTTATTATGATGAACTCGTCTTGAGCGACAACTCTACCGAGGAGTATGTTTGGTTAATGACTAAG TCTGACCCTTTAGTTTTCTGTATcaacataaaattttaa
- the LOC131620748 gene encoding uncharacterized protein LOC131620748, whose protein sequence is MPQLDFEALVSALSGVATDHKIACEPTEESQSQPQHHSDSPPPESFWLSNDAELDWFDRNAVYERNESTKGSSISTNLNPSSASNSQRFSKNMKKSKATIIGLPKSQKASFAEVRCQRKHRPGNNTRLFPKRSASTGGKSDSIVLEPSSPKVSCIGRVRSKRSCNRRLRTRQRSISSTTTSVTVVRQKSSRSQRKKKTGFIQSVCAIFRSHRSGKSAQKTDLDLPPGDESSSRNKIASRTDESFEESVYSEPPGLGSMNRFVSGRRSESWGVGVSEITSSH, encoded by the coding sequence ATGCCACAGTTAGATTTCGAAGCGTTAGTTTCCGCTTTATCCGGCGTCGCCACCGACCATAAAATCGCATGCGAACCAACGGAAGAATCACAATCACAACCACAGCATCATTCCGACTCACCGCCGCCGGAATCGTTTTGGCTCTCAAACGACGCGGAATTGGACTGGTTTGACAGAAACGCCGTCTACGAACGAAACGAATCAACCAAAGGAAGTTCGATTTCCACGAACCTAAACCCTAGCTCCGCCTCAAACTCGCAGCGGTTCTCCAAGAACATGAAGAAATCCAAGGCTACGATAATCGGATTGCCGAAATCTCAGAAAGCTTCGTTTGCGGAAGTTCGGTGCCAGCGTAAGCATCGACCGGGAAACAACACTAGGTTGTTTCCGAAACGAAGCGCGTCAACCGGAGGAAAATCTGATTCTATTGTTTTGGAGCCTTCGTCTCCGAAGGTTTCTTGCATAGGAAGAGTCAGATCCAAACGGAGTTGTAACCGCCGGTTGAGAACTCGTCAGAGATCGATCTCCTCCACCACCACCTCCGTCACCGTCGTTAGACAAAAATCTTCCCGGagtcaaagaaagaagaaaaccgGTTTCATCCAAAGCGTTTGTGCGATTTTCCGAAGCCACCGGAGTGGAAAATCAGCACAGAAAACGGATCTTGATCTTCCACCGGGAGATGAATCTTCCTCAAGAAACAAGATAGCGAGCCGAACCGACGAGTCGTTTGAAGAATCGGTTTACAGTGAACCGCCCGGTTTGGGTTCAATGAACCGGTTCGTGTCAGGGAGGCGGTCCGAGTCATGGGGAGTAGGTGTGTCTGAAATCACCTCTTCACATTAG